ATAAAAGAGCGCTGCTGAGCTGAAAGACGTGGACACATTTATCCCCATGTTGTAGACGGGAGAAATGGAAGCCAGGCACGGCGGCCCACACTCACAATCCTGGTCCTGCCGCGCCGTGAGACCTGCACCCAGCAAGagggaagagatggaagaaaaagaaagagaaagggaagaagggaagagaaaggaaagggaagtaaaggagaagagaaaagagcctGTGCGGTGTCACCcacttaaccccagcacttgggaggcagaggcagttggatctctgggagtcccagaccagccagagctacagagtgagaaccaGTCtaaaatgggggctggggaggtagtGGGGAGGAATGAGGCTCCCACAGTCTCAGACTCACACAGATCAGCAGCAGGGTGACGGTGTCTGGACTAGGGAGGGACAGTGGTCCAAAGAACAAAACTTTTGCTTTTCTCATCCGTAGCTCAAGAGGTTTttagtgctgggaatccaacccaggaCCAGGCATCACTCTGCCAGGAAGCCACATCTCCAGCCGGCTCACAACATAAAGTAgagaggggggctggagagatgactcatcggagcacagtctgctcttccaaaggacccgggttcaattccagcacctcacaactgtctgtaactccagttctaagggatctgacaccttcacactgatgcgcataaaataaaattaaataagttaaaaaaaaaaaaaaaaggcaggccaGAGGGGATAGGAGGAGGAATTGAAGGTCGTCCTTGACTGCACAGTAAGTTCCAGCTCAGCCTGGGCTACCGgaggagaccttgcctcaaaaatcaaaagcaagcggctggagaggtggctcagtgcctCAGTACTTTTTGCTTTTGCAGAGGCTccaagtttggctcccagcacccacgtggcagtttacaactacctgtaactccagttccagggaatctgatgccctcttctgacttttttgtttgtttggttggttttttgtttgtttgttttttgagacagggtttctctgtgtagccttggatgtcctagactcactttgtacaccaggctggctgtgaactcagagacccgcctgcctctgcctccctgagtgctgggattacaggcgtgaaccACCACTCTGGCACTCTTCTGACTTCTTAGGGTACCgagtacatacatgcaggtaaaacagagagcaaaaatttaaaagtaaaaatttaaaagtaaaaattaaaaaaaaaaaaaaaagagtctaaaAGGAGTATCTGGTATTGGGTGACTGTGGTAGCAGCTACTTAGAACCCAGAAGTTTGGGTCCAGCCTTGGCAACATAGCAAAATTCATCTCTTAGATAATAAGTGAAAAGTAAAAAGAGAAGGCAGGGGTtaatccccccccacacacacacacacagattcccaGGGGCCATCCTGGGTGCGTGGCCCAGTGTACAAACCTCCAGAGGCTtccaggaagggagggaagaggaccCTGGCCAGGCCATGCAGCAGGCCCTGGGGGTAGGGAGGGCACTGTGATGTCTGTGTCACACATGCCTATCCCATCGTGTACCCCATGCCCATACATGGTCGTCCACAGGTCCCCCTTAGCAGCCCTGCTCACGCTGAATGCAGCCCAGCCTTCACAGTCCCGGTCCTGCACCCTGCCCTCCTGCAGCAGGAGCCCAGAGAGGCATTTCCTGTTTGGGGGTTGCCTCCTCCCCCTCCAAGCCCAGGTTCCCAGGGCCCCAGACTGAGCCAGGGTAAGGGGAGGGCAGCCCTCAGCCGCCTCCTCACTCCCTAACCCCTAATGCCGGTCCTGTTGGAGCCAGAAGGCTTGGAAGTGAGACAGACTGAGCGAAGGGGCTCATCAAATACATGTCTGGTTGAGGCTGCTCACACGGGGGTTATCAAGTTGATTGTCATGCAGGGACTGGgcaggagtgggtggggcttcacgTTTAGACCATTTAGCGTGCCACATCATCCTTGCTTGTCCACCCCCGAAGGGCATGGCATGCCAGGAGGACTGCATGTGTGAGGCTGGGGGTTGGTGGCCTTAGACAGGGTGTCAGAGAAGAGGCTCTTGCCAGGAGTTTGAAGGCGTTTGCCACATATGCGTGATGGGAAAGAGCTGGCCCGAGCCTGTCGTTGAGCTGAGAGTGCAGCGTCCTGGTGAATCCAGACTCCGGTTTCCAGGAGTCCCTCCAGAAGACAGCTCCCCCCCGTCCCGCCCCCCTtcttcccccgcccccccccccccggctgcCTTAGCTGCAGATCCGGCTGAAGTTTCAGAGGGTTTGACGAGGGATGCCTGTCAGGCAGGCAGGTCCCCTTTTCCCTGACTTTCAGCTCTCGAAAGCCTGAGGTAGCCCGTTAGTTAACcgcacctcctcccctcctctgcccTTCGCCTCTCACCCCAGCACCCCCCACCCCACTGCTTCCTGCTCCAGCAGCCCCCGGGGAGCAAGCAGGGGAGCTGGCAGCGGCCCCAGCCCACTCCTTACAAGGAGTGAGTCCGCGGGGCCCGCCCCCAGCCCTCCCGCAGGAGGCCTTGGTCCCTCCCCCTGTCAAGAGCCGCGGCAGGCCCGAGCCGGGCCAGTCGGGGGGCGTCGCGATGCTGCTGCGCCTGCTGCTGGCCTGGGCGGCCGCGGTGCCCGCACTGGGCCAGGCCCCCTGGATGCCAGAGCCCCGAGCGTCCTGTGGCCCGGGCAGCTGCTACGCGCTCTTCCCCAGGCGCCGCACCTTCCTGGAAGCTTGGCGAGCGTGCCGCGAGTTGGGGGGCAACCTGGCCACACCGCGGACCCCAGAGGAGGCCCGGCGTGTGGACAGCCTGGTGGGCGTTGGACCGGCCAACCGGCTGCTGTGGATTGGCTTGCAGCGGCAGGCTCGGCAATGCCAGCCCCAGCGTCCACTGCGGGGCTTCATATGGACCACAGGAGACCAGGACACCGCTTTCACCAACTGGGCCCAGCCGGCTACGGAGGGACCCTGCCCGGCCCAGCGCTGCGCCGCCCTTGAGGCCAGCGGAGAGCATCGCTGGCTCGAAGGCTCGTGCACGCTGCCTGTCGACGGCTACCTCTGTCAGTTTGGTTTTGAGGGTGCCTGCCCTGCTTTGCCGGCTGAGGCGGGCCAAGCGGGCCCAACTGTCTACACCACACCCTTCGACCTGGTTTCCAGCGAGTTCGAGTGGCTGCCCTTTGGCTCCGTGGCAGCCGTGCAGTGCCAAGCTGGCAGGGGAGCTTCTCTGCTGTGCGTGAAACAACCTTCAGGTGGCGTTGGCTGGTCCCAGACTGGCCCGCTGTGCCCAGGGACTGGCTGTGGTCCCAACAACGGGGGCTGCGAACATGAGTGTGTGGAAGAGGCGGACGGTGGCGCGTCGTGCCGCTGCGGCGAGGGCTTCCGTCTAGCCGCGGATGGGCACAGctgtgaagacccctgtgcccaggccCCCTGTGAGCAGCAGTGTGAGCCTGGTGGGCCACAAGGCTACAGCTGCCACTGTCGCCTGGGCTTCCGGCCAGCTGAGGACGAGCCGCACCGCTGCGTGGACACGGATGAGTGCCAGATTGCCGGCGTGTGCCAGCAGATGTGTGTCAACTATGTTGGTGGCTTTGAGTGTTACTGCAGTGAGGGTCATGAGCTTGAGGCAGATGGCATCAGCTGTAGCCCTGCAGGAGCCATGGGTGCCCGGGCTTCCCAGGACCTCAGAGATGAGTTGTTGGATgatggagaagaagaggaggatgaagaggaggtCTGGGATGACCTTGATGGCCCCTGGACAGAGGAGCAGGGGATCCTGTGGATGGCACCTACACAGCCGCCTGACTTCGGCCTGGCCTATAGGCCCAACTTCCCCCAGGACAGAGAGCCTCAGAGACTGCACCTGGCGCCTACCTGGCCGCCTCCGCTCAGCGCCCCCCGGGGCCCCTACCGTTCCTCAGTGGTTTCTGCCACACGCCCCATGCTGATCTCTGCCACGAGACCCACACTACCTTCGGCCCACAAGACGTCTGTTATTTCAGCCACACACCCACCCCCGAGCCCTGTCCATCCACCTGCCATGGCCCCTGCCACGCCTCCAGCTGTGCTTCCCGGGCCCCAGATCCCCCAAATCAAGGCCAGTTATCCAGACCTGCCTTTTGGCCACAAGCCTGGCATTGTCTCAGCCACTCACCCAGCATGGCCTCCTGCTCACCAGCCCCCAATTATTTCAACCAAGTACCCCCAAGTGCTCCCCCCCCACCAGGCCCCTATGTCTCCCGACACCCACACTATCACTTATTTGCCTCCAATCCCACCTAACCTTGACCCCGGGGACGCCGCTTCCAATGCCCGTCAACACCCTCTGGCCCCAGAGGTTCCGGGCCTCCAAACCCAGGCTCCCCAGCTGCCTGTTTCAGTTGCCCAGCCCTCTCTGCACACCCGCTCCAGGTCCTCTGTCCATGAAAGCCCTGCGCCTGCTGCCACCCAGCCCCcggccctcccttctctcctgccccctcaaagCCCCACTAACCAGACCTCTTCCACCATCCCTACGCGTCCCTATTCCAGAGCCCCTCTACTCCCAAGGGAAGAAGCTCCCAGTCCCACACTGGTGCCACGGCTGCCCTCAGGGGCCCCTACAGCAGCTCCCACAGccttggcagagg
This is a stretch of genomic DNA from Meriones unguiculatus strain TT.TT164.6M chromosome 1, Bangor_MerUng_6.1, whole genome shotgun sequence. It encodes these proteins:
- the Cd248 gene encoding endosialin, translating into MLLRLLLAWAAAVPALGQAPWMPEPRASCGPGSCYALFPRRRTFLEAWRACRELGGNLATPRTPEEARRVDSLVGVGPANRLLWIGLQRQARQCQPQRPLRGFIWTTGDQDTAFTNWAQPATEGPCPAQRCAALEASGEHRWLEGSCTLPVDGYLCQFGFEGACPALPAEAGQAGPTVYTTPFDLVSSEFEWLPFGSVAAVQCQAGRGASLLCVKQPSGGVGWSQTGPLCPGTGCGPNNGGCEHECVEEADGGASCRCGEGFRLAADGHSCEDPCAQAPCEQQCEPGGPQGYSCHCRLGFRPAEDEPHRCVDTDECQIAGVCQQMCVNYVGGFECYCSEGHELEADGISCSPAGAMGARASQDLRDELLDDGEEEEDEEEVWDDLDGPWTEEQGILWMAPTQPPDFGLAYRPNFPQDREPQRLHLAPTWPPPLSAPRGPYRSSVVSATRPMLISATRPTLPSAHKTSVISATHPPPSPVHPPAMAPATPPAVLPGPQIPQIKASYPDLPFGHKPGIVSATHPAWPPAHQPPIISTKYPQVLPPHQAPMSPDTHTITYLPPIPPNLDPGDAASNARQHPLAPEVPGLQTQAPQLPVSVAQPSLHTRSRSSVHESPAPAATQPPALPSLLPPQSPTNQTSSTIPTRPYSRAPLLPREEAPSPTLVPRLPSGAPTAAPTALAEAGLAGQSQRDDRWLLVALLVPTCVFLVVLLALGIVYCTRCAPHAPNKRITDCYRWVTHAGNKSPTEPMPPRGSLTGVQTCRTSV